In one Streptomyces sp. T12 genomic region, the following are encoded:
- a CDS encoding MmcQ/YjbR family DNA-binding protein, which produces MTPQELRTFCLSFNATVEDFPFNPETSVFKVLGKLFALTNLDARPLTVNLKCDPDDAVRLRGEHPGLIVPGWHMNKRHWNTVTVDGELPDRLVRELVEDSYDLVVAGLPRADRLRLDRP; this is translated from the coding sequence CGTTCTGCCTGTCGTTCAACGCGACCGTGGAGGACTTCCCGTTCAACCCGGAGACCTCGGTCTTCAAGGTGCTGGGCAAGCTCTTCGCGCTGACGAACCTGGACGCGCGGCCCCTGACGGTCAATCTGAAGTGCGACCCGGATGACGCGGTACGCCTGCGCGGTGAACACCCGGGCCTGATCGTCCCCGGCTGGCACATGAACAAGCGGCACTGGAACACGGTGACGGTCGACGGCGAGCTCCCGGACCGTCTCGTCCGGGAGCTCGTCGAGGACTCGTACGACCTGGTCGTGGCCGGTCTACCGAGAGCCGACCGGCTCCGCCTCGACCGCCCCTGA
- a CDS encoding MFS transporter: MAIDPTSPPTSPPLDTPRLSTRDRLILFVLCAANFMVALDFSVLNVALPVLGADLGMSQSALQWAVTAFALPSGGFLLLFGRIGDLYGRRKLFLTGLVLFAAASLLATFAWDPASFLTGRALQGLGAAVIVPSGMSLLTTTFAEGPARDRALGISGTLMSLGFTVGVVAGGVLTDALGWRSTMGLLAVFALIVLPLAPGLLPESRTPDRPHLDVPGAITVTGGLLSLIYALTTAADHGFGRADVVVTLIAGIALLTAFAVVESRTDAPLVSLSMLRRRTVAWGNLGGLITFSMMSTVVFVLTLYLQEILHLSSWEAGLVFGVQGIMAVIAGSLTPRVVSRLGARRTLVAGLTGQGAFMIALLFLNAHSWSVWLAVVAVSLASMPHVAAIISYGLTVTSGVPDEEQGLATGLVTSTQQVGITIGIPLLGVLATTSDDLLSGTRLVMGIDAAILLVGAALIALGLRTWRSAGSGAVEAEPVGSR; the protein is encoded by the coding sequence ATGGCGATCGATCCCACCAGTCCCCCGACGTCCCCACCGCTCGACACCCCCCGATTATCGACGCGCGACAGACTCATCCTGTTCGTCCTGTGCGCCGCGAACTTCATGGTCGCGCTCGACTTCTCCGTCCTGAACGTCGCCCTCCCCGTCCTCGGCGCGGACCTCGGCATGAGCCAGTCGGCGCTGCAGTGGGCGGTCACGGCGTTCGCGCTGCCGTCCGGCGGCTTCCTGCTCCTCTTCGGCCGCATCGGCGACCTGTACGGCCGCCGCAAGCTGTTCCTCACCGGCCTCGTCCTGTTCGCCGCGGCCTCGCTGCTCGCGACGTTCGCCTGGGACCCGGCGTCGTTCCTCACGGGACGCGCGCTGCAGGGCCTCGGCGCGGCCGTCATCGTGCCGTCCGGCATGTCCCTGCTGACCACCACCTTCGCCGAGGGCCCCGCCCGGGACCGCGCCCTCGGCATCTCCGGGACACTGATGTCCCTCGGCTTCACCGTCGGCGTGGTCGCGGGCGGTGTCCTGACCGACGCACTCGGCTGGCGCTCCACGATGGGCCTGCTCGCCGTCTTCGCGCTGATCGTGCTGCCGCTCGCGCCCGGCCTGCTGCCCGAGTCCCGCACCCCCGACCGCCCGCACCTGGACGTGCCCGGCGCGATCACCGTCACCGGTGGTCTGCTGTCCCTGATCTACGCCCTGACAACGGCCGCCGACCACGGCTTCGGCCGCGCCGACGTCGTCGTGACGCTGATCGCGGGCATCGCGCTCCTGACGGCCTTCGCGGTGGTCGAGTCCCGCACCGACGCACCCCTGGTCTCCCTCTCCATGCTGCGCCGCCGCACGGTGGCGTGGGGCAACCTCGGCGGGCTGATCACCTTCTCGATGATGTCGACGGTGGTGTTCGTCCTCACCCTGTACCTGCAGGAGATCCTGCATCTGTCGTCCTGGGAGGCGGGCCTGGTCTTCGGCGTCCAGGGGATCATGGCGGTGATCGCGGGCTCGCTCACCCCCAGGGTCGTCAGCCGTCTCGGCGCGCGCCGCACCCTTGTCGCCGGGCTCACCGGCCAGGGCGCCTTCATGATCGCCCTGCTGTTCCTGAACGCGCACAGCTGGTCCGTCTGGCTCGCCGTGGTCGCCGTCTCGCTGGCGAGCATGCCTCACGTGGCCGCGATCATCTCCTACGGCCTGACGGTCACCTCGGGCGTCCCCGACGAGGAACAGGGCCTGGCCACCGGCCTGGTCACCTCGACCCAGCAGGTCGGCATCACGATCGGCATCCCCCTGCTGGGCGTCCTCGCGACGACCTCCGACGACCTGCTGTCCGGCACCCGCCTGGTCATGGGGATCGACGCGGCGATCCTCCTGGTAGGCGCGGCCCTGATCGCACTCGGCCTGCGGACCTGGCGGTCGGCCGGTTCAGGGGCGGTCGAGGCGGAGCCGGTCGGCTCTCGGTAG
- a CDS encoding helix-turn-helix transcriptional regulator, translating to MSRRARVTPAEAGLPDGGARRRTPGLRREEVAVLAGVGASWYQWLEQGRDISVSPQVLDAVARVLRLSDAERRHLYLLAGLNPPAPEVAAPAPQDMCDGLRRLIDAWMPHPAYIMDKYYNAVLHSEAAAAVLGMRPGERWNCLIEFFANPMYRSRPRSWDANARTLVAQFRAACSASPDDEGFQAVLAEAKASSPEFGTLWERRDIEDAGQIRKELDHPVVGLLCLESTVLQMPVRPDLSIVLHTPLDEADTAAKLEWLASPEGRRGAMYPVAG from the coding sequence ATGAGCAGGCGGGCCCGGGTGACACCGGCCGAGGCGGGCCTGCCGGACGGCGGAGCGCGGCGGCGTACGCCGGGGCTGCGGCGCGAGGAGGTCGCCGTGCTCGCCGGAGTGGGCGCTTCCTGGTACCAGTGGCTGGAGCAGGGGCGGGACATCTCCGTGTCGCCCCAGGTGCTGGACGCGGTCGCCCGTGTGCTGCGGCTGAGCGACGCCGAGCGCCGGCATCTGTACCTGCTGGCCGGGCTGAACCCGCCGGCGCCCGAAGTGGCGGCACCGGCGCCGCAGGACATGTGCGACGGGCTGCGGCGGCTGATCGACGCGTGGATGCCGCATCCGGCGTACATCATGGACAAGTACTACAACGCCGTGCTGCACAGCGAAGCGGCCGCGGCGGTGCTCGGCATGCGGCCCGGCGAGAGGTGGAACTGCCTCATCGAGTTCTTCGCGAATCCGATGTACCGGTCACGGCCGAGAAGCTGGGACGCGAACGCCCGTACGCTCGTGGCGCAGTTCCGCGCGGCCTGCTCGGCCTCTCCCGACGACGAGGGGTTCCAGGCCGTACTGGCCGAAGCGAAGGCGTCCAGCCCGGAGTTCGGCACGCTGTGGGAGCGGCGGGACATCGAGGACGCCGGGCAGATCCGCAAGGAGCTGGACCATCCGGTGGTCGGACTCCTGTGCCTGGAGTCGACGGTGCTGCAGATGCCGGTGCGGCCGGATCTGTCGATCGTCCTGCACACGCCGCTGGACGAGGCCGACACGGCGGCGAAGTTGGAGTGGCTGGCGTCGCCGGAGGGGCGGCGCGGGGCGATGTACCCCGTGGCCGGTTAG
- a CDS encoding cytidine deaminase, translating to MTDNSALDPEDRKIITLARSARARNGVPEGAAVRDETGRTYVAGTVALDSLKLSALQTAVAMAAASGAKSLEAAAVVTEAQAPSAQDRAAVRDLGGPGTPVLVAGPDGALRATVTAG from the coding sequence ATGACCGACAACAGCGCGCTCGACCCCGAGGACCGCAAGATCATCACCTTGGCCCGTTCCGCGCGGGCCCGCAACGGCGTGCCCGAGGGGGCGGCCGTACGGGACGAGACCGGCCGTACGTATGTCGCCGGGACCGTCGCCCTGGACTCCCTGAAGCTGAGCGCGCTGCAGACGGCGGTGGCGATGGCGGCGGCGTCGGGGGCGAAGTCGCTGGAGGCGGCGGCGGTCGTGACCGAGGCGCAGGCGCCGTCGGCGCAGGACCGGGCGGCGGTGCGGGATCTGGGCGGGCCGGGTACGCCGGTGCTGGTGGCGGGGCCCGACGGGGCGCTGCGGGCTACGGTGACGGCGGGCTGA
- a CDS encoding VOC family protein, translating into MITTDLSPGSPCWLDLGAPDVRAAAAFYGAVLGWEYESMGEAEDFEGGMFKKDGKTVAGLGKLTEEGARSAWMIYYTVDDADAATQAVERAGGTVRVAPRDLDDWGRMAQFNDPLGGQFAVWQPGKNSGFELADEPGSLSWTELYTSDAAGAKEFYGGVFGWQFSDMPLPGGGGAYTLITPAGLPEERMQGGLMELPAENLALANGRPYWHPVFNVTDCDAAVAKVTENGGSVQMGPEDAEGVGRLAVCVDPAMADFVVLTPATPS; encoded by the coding sequence ATGATCACCACTGACCTCTCCCCCGGCTCCCCCTGTTGGCTCGACCTCGGCGCCCCCGACGTCCGGGCCGCCGCGGCCTTCTACGGCGCGGTGCTCGGCTGGGAGTACGAGTCCATGGGCGAGGCGGAGGACTTCGAAGGCGGGATGTTCAAGAAGGACGGCAAGACCGTCGCCGGGCTGGGCAAGCTCACCGAGGAGGGTGCGCGGTCGGCCTGGATGATCTACTACACCGTCGACGACGCGGACGCTGCGACCCAGGCCGTGGAGCGCGCGGGCGGCACCGTGCGGGTGGCGCCGCGGGACCTCGACGACTGGGGGCGGATGGCGCAGTTCAACGATCCGCTGGGCGGCCAGTTCGCCGTCTGGCAGCCGGGGAAGAACTCGGGCTTCGAGCTGGCCGACGAGCCGGGGTCGCTGTCGTGGACCGAGCTGTACACGAGCGATGCCGCGGGCGCGAAGGAGTTCTACGGCGGTGTCTTCGGCTGGCAGTTCAGCGACATGCCGCTGCCGGGCGGCGGGGGCGCGTACACCCTCATCACGCCGGCCGGGCTGCCCGAGGAGCGTATGCAGGGCGGCCTCATGGAGCTGCCCGCGGAGAACCTCGCGCTGGCGAACGGGCGGCCGTACTGGCACCCGGTCTTCAACGTCACCGACTGCGACGCCGCCGTCGCCAAGGTCACGGAGAACGGCGGCAGCGTGCAGATGGGGCCGGAGGACGCGGAGGGCGTCGGCCGGCTGGCGGTCTGCGTCGACCCGGCGATGGCGGACTTCGTGGTGCTGACGCCGGCCACGCCGAGCTGA
- a CDS encoding carbohydrate kinase family protein codes for MTTPTAPNGKGPSPQGPSSRAGKPYRRSQVDPLAGLRTPADPPWDVYLTGTVFLDIIFTGLDSAPVRGTESWARGMGSSPGGVANMATALARLGLRTSLAAAFGDDHYGEYCWDALEHGEGIDLTPSRTVPDWHSPVTVSMAYEGERTMVSHGHEPPPEEPAPDCPPRARAAVASLVPGRRAPWIAQAASKGTRIFADVGWDDTGAWDLPGLADLEHCEAFLPNAQEAMRYTGTDCPREAAHALTAYVPLAVVTLGAEGAYAVDGRTGETAEVPAIAVEALDPTGAGDVFVAGFVAGTLADWPLADRLAFAGLTAALSVQEFGGSLSAPGWAEIGAWWRKVRSLDRQDPEALHRYAFLADQVPEEQGRPWPLRRAVPTIGFRRSA; via the coding sequence GTGACCACGCCCACCGCGCCCAACGGAAAGGGACCCTCGCCCCAGGGGCCGTCGTCCAGGGCAGGGAAGCCGTACCGCCGGAGCCAGGTCGACCCCCTCGCCGGCCTGCGCACGCCCGCCGACCCGCCCTGGGACGTGTATCTCACGGGCACGGTCTTCCTCGACATCATCTTCACCGGCCTGGATTCGGCCCCGGTGCGCGGCACCGAATCGTGGGCGCGCGGGATGGGGTCGAGCCCCGGCGGCGTGGCGAACATGGCGACGGCCCTGGCCCGCCTCGGCCTGCGGACCTCGCTCGCCGCGGCCTTCGGCGACGACCACTACGGCGAGTACTGCTGGGACGCGCTGGAGCACGGCGAGGGCATCGACCTGACGCCGTCGCGCACGGTGCCGGACTGGCACTCCCCGGTCACGGTCTCGATGGCGTACGAGGGGGAGCGCACGATGGTCTCCCACGGCCACGAGCCGCCCCCGGAGGAGCCGGCGCCCGACTGCCCGCCACGCGCGCGTGCCGCGGTCGCCTCCCTCGTGCCGGGCCGGCGGGCCCCCTGGATCGCGCAGGCCGCGAGCAAGGGCACCCGTATCTTCGCCGACGTCGGCTGGGACGACACGGGGGCATGGGACCTGCCGGGACTGGCCGACCTGGAGCACTGCGAGGCCTTCCTGCCGAACGCGCAGGAGGCCATGCGGTACACGGGCACCGACTGCCCGCGCGAGGCCGCCCACGCCCTCACCGCGTACGTCCCGCTCGCGGTCGTCACCCTCGGCGCGGAGGGCGCGTACGCGGTGGACGGACGGACCGGGGAGACGGCCGAGGTCCCCGCGATCGCCGTCGAGGCCCTCGACCCGACCGGCGCCGGCGACGTCTTCGTGGCCGGCTTCGTCGCGGGCACCCTGGCCGACTGGCCCCTCGCCGACCGCCTGGCCTTCGCGGGCCTGACGGCAGCCCTCTCGGTCCAGGAGTTCGGCGGCTCCCTGTCCGCCCCCGGCTGGGCCGAGATCGGCGCCTGGTGGCGCAAGGTCCGCTCCCTCGACCGGCAGGACCCCGAGGCCCTGCACCGGTACGCGTTCCTGGCGGATCAGGTGCCGGAGGAACAGGGCAGACCGTGGCCGCTGCGGCGGGCGGTGCCGACGATCGGGTTCCGGCGCTCGGCGTGA
- a CDS encoding IclR family transcriptional regulator — protein MSETGGVREVKSAARTVELLELLAARGDRPARLQELADALEVPRSSMYALLQTLISRGWVRTDVTGSLYGIGIHALLTGTSYLDSDPRVRAVRPYLDEASEALGETMHLGRLDGRDVAYLATRESHEYLRTISRVGRRLPAHAGALGKALLAERPDGDLPEGPYESLTPHTHTTREPLAADLAAVRARGYSVDREESVPGIVGFGFALRYDSPAQDAISCSVPVARLSAGHEERIVAVMREIRAKIEATVPGGVGGNGSVHWRR, from the coding sequence ATGTCAGAGACAGGCGGCGTCCGCGAGGTGAAGTCCGCGGCGCGGACGGTCGAGTTGCTGGAGCTCCTCGCCGCGCGCGGCGACCGCCCCGCACGCCTCCAGGAGCTGGCGGACGCGCTGGAGGTGCCGCGCAGCTCCATGTACGCGCTGCTGCAGACCCTGATCTCCCGCGGCTGGGTCCGCACCGACGTCACCGGCTCGCTCTACGGCATCGGTATCCACGCCCTGCTCACCGGCACCAGCTACCTCGACTCCGACCCGCGCGTCCGCGCCGTACGCCCGTATCTGGACGAGGCGTCCGAGGCGCTGGGCGAGACGATGCACCTGGGGCGGCTGGACGGCCGGGACGTGGCGTATCTGGCGACGCGCGAGTCGCACGAATACCTGCGGACGATCAGCCGGGTGGGCCGCCGCCTCCCGGCGCACGCGGGAGCCCTGGGCAAGGCGCTGCTCGCCGAACGCCCCGACGGCGACCTCCCCGAGGGGCCGTACGAGTCCCTCACCCCGCACACCCACACCACCCGCGAGCCCCTCGCCGCCGATCTCGCCGCCGTACGGGCGCGCGGCTACTCGGTCGACCGCGAGGAGAGCGTCCCCGGCATCGTCGGCTTCGGCTTCGCCCTGCGCTACGACTCCCCGGCCCAGGACGCGATCAGCTGCTCGGTGCCGGTGGCCCGGTTGTCGGCGGGGCACGAGGAGCGGATCGTCGCGGTGATGCGGGAGATCAGGGCGAAGATCGAGGCGACGGTTCCCGGTGGGGTCGGCGGCAACGGGTCGGTGCACTGGCGCAGGTGA
- a CDS encoding MFS transporter yields MFAPRTTAWPLVALFTAGYLAPYLLPTVVGRLDSGLPLSPTQAGAVGSALLLSSASAGVLLASRVERVGARTLARIALVLAVVGYGGAALTHAVPAVVLGALVGGFGSGTATAVAATGVAALPDPHRATTLGLLGVSALAGAVYLTVPHLGPGHGLPLAAIALTALAVWPLTGRLPAATTTSRQGWDTSPVPHRRQGLTLAACMLCWSLAQNSLWGVSGRIGLTQAHLTEATVGAVFAVALGAGLLGVTGAGALGPRLGRALPIGAGTALIAACITLSASATDLPTFATGEIAWNTLYPIVLSYVIGLAASLDRRGRWAVLVGSASSLGTAAGPLTGSVLSAQAGFPVMGAVLAAGLLVIAVPMTAVALGRRPQKTVEVAEGVEVVEIPLDSAEATPAAPDRLTAAT; encoded by the coding sequence GTGTTCGCCCCCCGCACCACTGCCTGGCCCCTCGTCGCCCTTTTCACGGCCGGGTACCTGGCTCCGTATCTGCTGCCGACGGTCGTCGGCAGGCTCGACTCCGGACTTCCGCTCTCCCCGACCCAGGCCGGCGCCGTCGGCAGCGCGCTGCTGCTGAGTTCGGCGTCGGCGGGCGTCCTGCTGGCCTCCCGGGTGGAACGGGTCGGGGCACGGACCCTGGCACGCATCGCCCTCGTTCTCGCCGTCGTCGGCTACGGCGGGGCCGCACTCACCCACGCCGTACCGGCCGTCGTGCTCGGCGCGCTCGTCGGCGGGTTCGGCTCGGGTACGGCGACGGCGGTCGCCGCCACCGGGGTGGCCGCCCTGCCCGACCCGCACCGGGCCACCACGCTCGGCCTCCTCGGCGTCTCCGCCCTCGCGGGCGCCGTCTATCTGACGGTCCCCCACCTCGGCCCCGGACACGGCCTCCCGCTCGCCGCGATCGCCCTCACGGCGCTCGCCGTATGGCCGTTGACGGGCCGGCTCCCCGCCGCCACGACCACCTCGCGACAGGGCTGGGACACCTCGCCCGTCCCCCACCGCCGCCAGGGCCTGACCCTCGCCGCCTGCATGCTGTGCTGGTCCCTCGCCCAGAACTCCCTCTGGGGCGTCAGCGGCCGGATCGGCCTGACCCAGGCGCATCTGACGGAGGCCACGGTCGGCGCGGTGTTCGCCGTGGCGCTCGGCGCCGGGCTGCTGGGCGTCACCGGAGCGGGCGCGCTCGGCCCGCGCCTGGGTCGCGCGCTGCCCATCGGCGCGGGTACGGCCCTCATCGCGGCCTGCATCACGCTCAGCGCGTCCGCCACCGACCTGCCGACCTTCGCGACCGGCGAGATCGCCTGGAACACGCTCTACCCGATCGTCCTGTCGTACGTCATCGGCCTGGCCGCCTCCCTCGACAGGCGCGGCCGCTGGGCGGTCCTCGTCGGCTCGGCGTCGTCGCTGGGCACGGCGGCGGGCCCGCTGACCGGGAGCGTGCTCTCGGCGCAGGCCGGGTTCCCGGTCATGGGCGCGGTGCTGGCGGCCGGGCTGCTGGTGATCGCCGTACCGATGACGGCGGTGGCGCTGGGCAGGCGGCCGCAGAAGACCGTCGAAGTCGCGGAAGGCGTCGAGGTGGTCGAGATCCCCCTGGACAGCGCCGAAGCCACCCCCGCCGCCCCCGACCGCCTCACCGCGGCTACCTGA